One window from the genome of Malus domestica chromosome 01, GDT2T_hap1 encodes:
- the LOC103430944 gene encoding uncharacterized protein isoform X1, which produces MVKAIRVHELGGPQPRAHEFLCRCIHRTSPEKVLKWEDVEIGELKEGEVRVKNKAVGVNFIDVYFRKGLYYKADTMPFTPGMEACGVVTAVGPGVIGRRVGDLVAYVGTPMGSYAEEQILPANKVVPVPPSIDPIVAASVLLKGMTAQVLLRQSFKVKPGNRVLVHAAAGGVGSLLCQWANALGATVIGTVSTKEKTAQAKDDGCHHVIVYTEEDVVARVTEITSDNGVDVVYDSVGKDTFQGSLACLKTRGYMVSFGQASGAIDPVPLSALAAKSLFLTRPALFQYTAAQDKLLEVAGEVFANVASGVLRVRVNHKYPLSHAAQAHADLENRKTSGSAVLIP; this is translated from the exons ATGGTGAAAGCCATTCGAGTTCATGAACTTGGTGGTCCTcag CCAAGAGCACATGAGTTCTTATGCCGTTGTATTCATCGGACTAGTCCAGAGAAG GTCTTGAAATGGGAAGATGTGGAAATAGGAGAGCTGAAGGAGGGGGAGGTTCGTGTGAAGAACAAGGCAGTAGGGGTTAATTTCATCGATGTATACTTCCGCAAAGGACTTTATTATAAGGCTGATACAATGCCCTTCACCCCag GTATGGAAGCTTGTGGAGTTGTGACAGCCGTAGGACCTGGAGTAATAGGCAGGCGAGTTGGAGATCTGGTGGCCTATGTTGGTACTCCGATGGGGTCATATGCGGAAGAACAGATCCTTCCTGCAAACAAAGTGGTGCCCGTTCCCCCTTCAATTGATCCTATTGTTGCAGCATCCGTATTGCTTAAGGGTATGACAGCTCAGGTTCTACTACGGCAGTCTTTCAAG GTCAAACCAGGAAACAGAGTCCTTGTTCACGCTGCAGCTGGTGGAGTTGGATCCCTTTTATGCCAGTGGGCTAATGCGCTTGGTGCAACTGTCATTGGAACTGTATCAACTAAAGAGAAGACAGCTCAGGCCAAGGATGATGGGTGTCACCATGTCATAGTCTATACGGAAGAGGATGTTGTTGCTCGAGTGACAGAAATAACATCTGACAATGGGGTTGATGTTGTCTATGATTCTGTAGGGAAGGATACCTTTCAG GGATCATTGGCATGTTTGAAGACTCGTGGATACATGGTGAGTTTTGGACAAGCATCAGGTGCAATTGATCCGGTCCCGCTATCAGCCCTTGCAGCAAAGTCACTCTTCCTGACCAGGCCAGCCCTGTTCCAGTACACTGCAGCTCAAGACAAATTGTTAGAGGTTGCGGGAGAGGTATTTGCTAATGTTGCATCAGGCGTATTGCGCGTTCGAGTAAATCACAAATACCCATTGTCTCACGCAGCACAAGCTCATGCAGACCTCGAGAACAGGAAAACATCCGGCTCGGCTGTGCTTATACCCTAA
- the LOC103415095 gene encoding receptor-like protein EIX1 isoform X2: MFKQDLKDPANQLASWVAEEGSDCCSWTRVVCDHMTGHIQELHLNNTNPYWDFDSSFGGKINPSLLSLKHLNFLDLSNNNFSGTQIPSFFGSMTSLTHLNLAYSLFDGVIPHKLGNLSSLRHLNLSLNDLKVENLQWISGLSLLKHLDLSYVNLSKASDWLQVTNMLPSLVELDMSYCHLHQIPPLPTPNFTSLVVLDLSRNIFNSLMPRWVFSLKNLVSIHLSACGFQGPIPSISQNITSLREIDLSSNYISLDPIPKWLFNQKDLALSLESNELTGQLPSIIQNMTGLKVLDLGWNDFNSTIPEWLYSLNNLESLLLSYNALRGEISSSIGNMTSLVNLHLDGNQLEGKIPNSLGHLCKLKVLDLSENHFTVRRPSEIFESLSKCGPDGIKSLSLRYTNISGPIPMSLGNLSSLEKLYISGNHFNGTFTEVIGQLKMLMDLEISYNSLEGAVSEVSFSNLTKLKHFIAKGNSFTLKTSRDWVPPFQLEILQLDSWHLGPEWPMWLRTQTQLKELSLSGTGISSTIPTWFWNLTFHVQYLNLSRNQLYGQIQNIVAGPLSTVDLGSNQFTGALPIVPTSIMWLDLSNSSFSGSVFQFFCDRPDEPKQLYILRLGNNFLTGKVPDCWMSWQYLVFLNLENNNLTGNVPMSMGYLQHLASLHLRNNHLYGELPHSLQNCTSLSVVDLSENGFSGSIPIWIGESLSGLNVLNLRSNKFEGDIPHEVCYLKSLQILDLAHNKLSGMIPRRSD, translated from the coding sequence ATGTTCAAGCAAGATCTCAAGGACCCTGCCAATCAGCTTGCATCGTGGGTTGCAGAAGAAGGTTCAGACTGTTGTAGTTGGACAAGAGTAGTCTGTGATCACATGACCGGCCACATCCAGGAGCTGCACCTTAATAATACCAACCCTTATTGGGATTTCGACTCTTCCTTCGGTGGTAAGATAAATCCTTCTTTGCTCAGTTTAAAGCATCTCAACTTCTTGGACTTGAGTAACAATAATTTCAGTGGAACACAAATTCCTAGTTTCTTTGGTTCTATGACAAGTTTAACACACCTTAATCTTGCGTACTCATTGTTTGATGGAGTAATTCCTCATAAACTGGGAAATCTCTCCAGTCTGCGCCATCTCAATCTCAGTTTAAACGATCTGAAGGTTGAAAACCTTCAGTGGATTTCTGGTCTTTCTCTGCTGAAACACTTAGACTTGAGTTATGTAAATCTTAGCAAAGCATCTGACTGGTTGCAAGTTACAAACATGCTCCCTTCTTTGGTAGAGTTAGACATGTCCTATTGTCATCTTCATCAAATCCCCCCTCTACCCACCCCAAATTTTACTTCCCTGGTCGTCCTTGATCTTTCTAGAAACATTTTTAATTCTTTGATGCCGAGGTGGGTTTTCAGTCTTAAAAATCTAGTTTCTATTCATCTTAGTGCTTGTGGTTTCCAAGGTCCAATTCCTAGCATTTCACAGAATATCACATCTTTGAGGGAAATTGATTTGTCATCCAATTATATTAGTCTTGATCCGATTCCCAAATGGCTGTTTAACCAAAAAGATCTTGCATTGAGTCTAGAATCCAATGAACTTACAGGACAACTTCCAAGCATCATTCAGAATATGACTGGTCTTAAAGTTCTTGATCTCGGATGGAACGACTTCAATTCTACCATACCTGAATGGTTGTATAGCTTGAACAATCTCGAGTCTTTACTTCTTTCTTACAATGCCTTGCGTGGTGAAATATCGAGTTCCATTGGAAACATGACATCTCTTGTCAATCTTCACTTGGATGGTAATCAGTTGGAAGGGAAAATCCCAAATTCCTTGGGACATCTTTGTAAGTTGAAAGTTCTTGATCTGTCAGAGAACCATTTCACGGTTCGAAGACCATCCGAAATCTTCGAAAGTTTGTCCAAATGTGGTCCAGATGGAATAAAGTCATTGTCATTGAGGTATACTAATATATCAGGTCCCATTCCAATGTCACTAGGAAATCTGTCAAGCTTAGAAAAATTGTACATATCTGGAAATCATTTTAATGGAACTTTCACAGAAGTTATTGGTCAACTCAAAATGCTAATGGATTTGGAAATATCTTATAATTCGTTAGAAGGTGCAGTGTCGGAAGTGTCTTTTAGCAACCTTACAAAGTTGAAGCATTTCATTGCAAAAGGAAACTCATTTACTCTGAAAACCAGTCGAGATTGGGTTCCTCCTTTTCAACTTGAAATTTTGCAGCTGGATTCCTGGCATTTGGGGCCTGAATGGCCAATGTGGTTGCGGACACAAACGCAATTAAAAGAACTAAGCTTGTCTGGTACAGGAATTTCAAGTACTATTCCTACTTGGTTTTGGAACTTAACTTTCCATGTACAGTATCTGAATCTCTCTCGCAATCAATTGTATGGGCAGATTCAAAATATAGTTGCTGGTCCTCTTTCAACAGTTGATCTTGGTTCTAACCAATTCACTGGTGCATTGCCTATTGTTCCCACCTCAATAATGTGGCTagatctttccaattcatcattTTCTGGATCTGTTTTCCAGTTCTTCTGTGATAGGCCGGATGAACCAAAGCAACTCTATATTCTTCGTCTCGGGAACAATTTTCTCACTGGAAAAGTACCCGATTGTTGGATGAGTTGGCAATACTTGGTATTCCtaaatttagaaaacaacaacCTAACTGGGAATGTCCCAATGTCCATGGGATACTTGCAACACTTGGCATCGCTGCACTTGCGCAATAATCACCTGTACGGAGAATTGCCACATTCCCTGCAGAACTGTACCTCGTTGTCAGTTGTTGACCTTAGTGAAAATGGGTTTTCCGGAAGCATACCAATATGGATAGGGGAAAGCCTTTCAGGGTTGAATGTTCTTAACCTTCGTTCAAATAAGTTTGAAGGAGATATTCCTCATGAAGTTTGTTATTTGAAAAGTCTCCAGATATTGGACCTTGCACATAACAAACTCTCAGGAATGATACCaagacgctccgattag
- the LOC103430944 gene encoding uncharacterized protein isoform X2, with the protein MVKAIRVHELGGPQVLKWEDVEIGELKEGEVRVKNKAVGVNFIDVYFRKGLYYKADTMPFTPGMEACGVVTAVGPGVIGRRVGDLVAYVGTPMGSYAEEQILPANKVVPVPPSIDPIVAASVLLKGMTAQVLLRQSFKVKPGNRVLVHAAAGGVGSLLCQWANALGATVIGTVSTKEKTAQAKDDGCHHVIVYTEEDVVARVTEITSDNGVDVVYDSVGKDTFQGSLACLKTRGYMVSFGQASGAIDPVPLSALAAKSLFLTRPALFQYTAAQDKLLEVAGEVFANVASGVLRVRVNHKYPLSHAAQAHADLENRKTSGSAVLIP; encoded by the exons ATGGTGAAAGCCATTCGAGTTCATGAACTTGGTGGTCCTcag GTCTTGAAATGGGAAGATGTGGAAATAGGAGAGCTGAAGGAGGGGGAGGTTCGTGTGAAGAACAAGGCAGTAGGGGTTAATTTCATCGATGTATACTTCCGCAAAGGACTTTATTATAAGGCTGATACAATGCCCTTCACCCCag GTATGGAAGCTTGTGGAGTTGTGACAGCCGTAGGACCTGGAGTAATAGGCAGGCGAGTTGGAGATCTGGTGGCCTATGTTGGTACTCCGATGGGGTCATATGCGGAAGAACAGATCCTTCCTGCAAACAAAGTGGTGCCCGTTCCCCCTTCAATTGATCCTATTGTTGCAGCATCCGTATTGCTTAAGGGTATGACAGCTCAGGTTCTACTACGGCAGTCTTTCAAG GTCAAACCAGGAAACAGAGTCCTTGTTCACGCTGCAGCTGGTGGAGTTGGATCCCTTTTATGCCAGTGGGCTAATGCGCTTGGTGCAACTGTCATTGGAACTGTATCAACTAAAGAGAAGACAGCTCAGGCCAAGGATGATGGGTGTCACCATGTCATAGTCTATACGGAAGAGGATGTTGTTGCTCGAGTGACAGAAATAACATCTGACAATGGGGTTGATGTTGTCTATGATTCTGTAGGGAAGGATACCTTTCAG GGATCATTGGCATGTTTGAAGACTCGTGGATACATGGTGAGTTTTGGACAAGCATCAGGTGCAATTGATCCGGTCCCGCTATCAGCCCTTGCAGCAAAGTCACTCTTCCTGACCAGGCCAGCCCTGTTCCAGTACACTGCAGCTCAAGACAAATTGTTAGAGGTTGCGGGAGAGGTATTTGCTAATGTTGCATCAGGCGTATTGCGCGTTCGAGTAAATCACAAATACCCATTGTCTCACGCAGCACAAGCTCATGCAGACCTCGAGAACAGGAAAACATCCGGCTCGGCTGTGCTTATACCCTAA
- the LOC103415095 gene encoding receptor-like protein EIX1 isoform X1, translating into MRNVGRIEENVLVILNSSKRGRPGYSGYCIWFQTPIHVLLIVEGKTDEKAELSLKHARRFLAIATSTFSIGLCNGNPGWPPLCKESERRALLMFKQDLKDPANQLASWVAEEGSDCCSWTRVVCDHMTGHIQELHLNNTNPYWDFDSSFGGKINPSLLSLKHLNFLDLSNNNFSGTQIPSFFGSMTSLTHLNLAYSLFDGVIPHKLGNLSSLRHLNLSLNDLKVENLQWISGLSLLKHLDLSYVNLSKASDWLQVTNMLPSLVELDMSYCHLHQIPPLPTPNFTSLVVLDLSRNIFNSLMPRWVFSLKNLVSIHLSACGFQGPIPSISQNITSLREIDLSSNYISLDPIPKWLFNQKDLALSLESNELTGQLPSIIQNMTGLKVLDLGWNDFNSTIPEWLYSLNNLESLLLSYNALRGEISSSIGNMTSLVNLHLDGNQLEGKIPNSLGHLCKLKVLDLSENHFTVRRPSEIFESLSKCGPDGIKSLSLRYTNISGPIPMSLGNLSSLEKLYISGNHFNGTFTEVIGQLKMLMDLEISYNSLEGAVSEVSFSNLTKLKHFIAKGNSFTLKTSRDWVPPFQLEILQLDSWHLGPEWPMWLRTQTQLKELSLSGTGISSTIPTWFWNLTFHVQYLNLSRNQLYGQIQNIVAGPLSTVDLGSNQFTGALPIVPTSIMWLDLSNSSFSGSVFQFFCDRPDEPKQLYILRLGNNFLTGKVPDCWMSWQYLVFLNLENNNLTGNVPMSMGYLQHLASLHLRNNHLYGELPHSLQNCTSLSVVDLSENGFSGSIPIWIGESLSGLNVLNLRSNKFEGDIPHEVCYLKSLQILDLAHNKLSGMIPRRSD; encoded by the exons ATGAGAAACGTGGGAAGAATTGAAGAGAACGTATTAGTGATCCTCAATTCTTCCAAACGAGGGAGACCAGGTTATTCAGGCTATTGCATTTGGTTCCAGACTCCTATACATGTGTTGCTCATCGTGGAAGGAAAGACGGATGAAAAAGCCGAGCTCTCTCTCAAGCATGCAAGAAG GTTTCTAGCCATTGCAACCAGTACTTTCAGTATTGGTTTATGCAATGGAAATCCAGGTTGGCCTCCACTTTGCAAAGAGAGCGAAAGACGAGCACTTCTGATGTTCAAGCAAGATCTCAAGGACCCTGCCAATCAGCTTGCATCGTGGGTTGCAGAAGAAGGTTCAGACTGTTGTAGTTGGACAAGAGTAGTCTGTGATCACATGACCGGCCACATCCAGGAGCTGCACCTTAATAATACCAACCCTTATTGGGATTTCGACTCTTCCTTCGGTGGTAAGATAAATCCTTCTTTGCTCAGTTTAAAGCATCTCAACTTCTTGGACTTGAGTAACAATAATTTCAGTGGAACACAAATTCCTAGTTTCTTTGGTTCTATGACAAGTTTAACACACCTTAATCTTGCGTACTCATTGTTTGATGGAGTAATTCCTCATAAACTGGGAAATCTCTCCAGTCTGCGCCATCTCAATCTCAGTTTAAACGATCTGAAGGTTGAAAACCTTCAGTGGATTTCTGGTCTTTCTCTGCTGAAACACTTAGACTTGAGTTATGTAAATCTTAGCAAAGCATCTGACTGGTTGCAAGTTACAAACATGCTCCCTTCTTTGGTAGAGTTAGACATGTCCTATTGTCATCTTCATCAAATCCCCCCTCTACCCACCCCAAATTTTACTTCCCTGGTCGTCCTTGATCTTTCTAGAAACATTTTTAATTCTTTGATGCCGAGGTGGGTTTTCAGTCTTAAAAATCTAGTTTCTATTCATCTTAGTGCTTGTGGTTTCCAAGGTCCAATTCCTAGCATTTCACAGAATATCACATCTTTGAGGGAAATTGATTTGTCATCCAATTATATTAGTCTTGATCCGATTCCCAAATGGCTGTTTAACCAAAAAGATCTTGCATTGAGTCTAGAATCCAATGAACTTACAGGACAACTTCCAAGCATCATTCAGAATATGACTGGTCTTAAAGTTCTTGATCTCGGATGGAACGACTTCAATTCTACCATACCTGAATGGTTGTATAGCTTGAACAATCTCGAGTCTTTACTTCTTTCTTACAATGCCTTGCGTGGTGAAATATCGAGTTCCATTGGAAACATGACATCTCTTGTCAATCTTCACTTGGATGGTAATCAGTTGGAAGGGAAAATCCCAAATTCCTTGGGACATCTTTGTAAGTTGAAAGTTCTTGATCTGTCAGAGAACCATTTCACGGTTCGAAGACCATCCGAAATCTTCGAAAGTTTGTCCAAATGTGGTCCAGATGGAATAAAGTCATTGTCATTGAGGTATACTAATATATCAGGTCCCATTCCAATGTCACTAGGAAATCTGTCAAGCTTAGAAAAATTGTACATATCTGGAAATCATTTTAATGGAACTTTCACAGAAGTTATTGGTCAACTCAAAATGCTAATGGATTTGGAAATATCTTATAATTCGTTAGAAGGTGCAGTGTCGGAAGTGTCTTTTAGCAACCTTACAAAGTTGAAGCATTTCATTGCAAAAGGAAACTCATTTACTCTGAAAACCAGTCGAGATTGGGTTCCTCCTTTTCAACTTGAAATTTTGCAGCTGGATTCCTGGCATTTGGGGCCTGAATGGCCAATGTGGTTGCGGACACAAACGCAATTAAAAGAACTAAGCTTGTCTGGTACAGGAATTTCAAGTACTATTCCTACTTGGTTTTGGAACTTAACTTTCCATGTACAGTATCTGAATCTCTCTCGCAATCAATTGTATGGGCAGATTCAAAATATAGTTGCTGGTCCTCTTTCAACAGTTGATCTTGGTTCTAACCAATTCACTGGTGCATTGCCTATTGTTCCCACCTCAATAATGTGGCTagatctttccaattcatcattTTCTGGATCTGTTTTCCAGTTCTTCTGTGATAGGCCGGATGAACCAAAGCAACTCTATATTCTTCGTCTCGGGAACAATTTTCTCACTGGAAAAGTACCCGATTGTTGGATGAGTTGGCAATACTTGGTATTCCtaaatttagaaaacaacaacCTAACTGGGAATGTCCCAATGTCCATGGGATACTTGCAACACTTGGCATCGCTGCACTTGCGCAATAATCACCTGTACGGAGAATTGCCACATTCCCTGCAGAACTGTACCTCGTTGTCAGTTGTTGACCTTAGTGAAAATGGGTTTTCCGGAAGCATACCAATATGGATAGGGGAAAGCCTTTCAGGGTTGAATGTTCTTAACCTTCGTTCAAATAAGTTTGAAGGAGATATTCCTCATGAAGTTTGTTATTTGAAAAGTCTCCAGATATTGGACCTTGCACATAACAAACTCTCAGGAATGATACCaagacgctccgattag